From one Armatimonadota bacterium genomic stretch:
- a CDS encoding recombinase family protein has translation MRPTPRPQARTEAIYARTAADDATGTACEAQVREALGLVEDAGNVAVYADPGKSGLDADRPALRRLLADARRGGLRRVVVRDIARLARSATLLETILGALRAVGVELLTVEGAERVVPYGYRLDPAKGLAVHEQEAIIVRKMFKGAARHA, from the coding sequence ATGAGGCCGACGCCAAGGCCGCAGGCCAGGACGGAGGCGATCTACGCCCGGACGGCCGCCGATGACGCCACCGGGACCGCCTGCGAGGCCCAGGTCCGAGAGGCCCTCGGCCTCGTGGAGGATGCCGGGAACGTGGCCGTCTACGCCGATCCCGGGAAGTCCGGCCTCGACGCCGACCGGCCCGCGCTCCGCCGCCTCTTGGCCGATGCCCGCCGAGGCGGACTGCGCCGCGTGGTCGTCCGCGACATCGCCCGCCTGGCCCGGAGCGCGACGCTCCTGGAGACCATCCTGGGCGCGCTCCGCGCCGTCGGCGTGGAACTGCTGACTGTGGAAGGAGCGGAACGCGTCGTGCCCTACGGCTACCGGCTGGACCCGGCAAAGGGCCTCGCCGTCCACGAGCAGGAGGCCATCATCGTCAGGAAGATGTTCAAAGGGGCGGCCCGCCATGCGTGA
- a CDS encoding helix-turn-helix transcriptional regulator translates to MTFNYNFATLLPMSQQTTFGQRLRELRKAKNLTQRDLAAKVSARLKAEDRRGFDFTYLSKIENDKTPPPSVAAIIQLAEVLEADANELITLAGKTPPNLGKTLKESESARTFFRSAFDADLTEEDWKKLSQELKRRTKARENPPKSGD, encoded by the coding sequence TTGACTTTCAACTACAACTTTGCTACGCTCCTCCCCATGTCCCAGCAGACCACATTCGGGCAGAGGCTCCGGGAACTGCGGAAGGCCAAGAACCTCACCCAGCGCGACTTGGCCGCGAAAGTATCCGCGCGCCTGAAGGCGGAGGACCGCCGGGGCTTCGACTTCACCTACCTGAGCAAGATCGAGAACGACAAGACGCCGCCCCCATCCGTTGCGGCGATCATCCAGCTGGCCGAGGTGCTCGAGGCGGACGCGAACGAGCTGATCACCCTGGCGGGAAAGACGCCGCCGAACCTAGGGAAGACCCTGAAGGAGAGCGAGTCGGCACGCACATTCTTCCGTTCGGCCTTCGACGCAGACTTGACAGAAGAGGATTGGAAGAAACTTTCGCAGGAACTGAAACGCAGGACGAAGGCCCGTGAGAATCCTCCGAAATCAGGAGATTGA